The proteins below come from a single Peromyscus eremicus chromosome 22, PerEre_H2_v1, whole genome shotgun sequence genomic window:
- the Nlrc4 gene encoding NLR family CARD domain-containing protein 4 — MNFIKENSRALIQRMNFTVIKQISDDLFALNVLNYEEVAVICCEKVEQDAARGIIHMILKKGSEACNLFLNSLEKWDCTMYQDLTGQGIFHQNIEEDLDVLAQNLKYLYNSPSFLNFYPLGKDIDIIFNLKITFTEPVLWRKDHRHHRVEQLTLGSLLEAFQSPCLIEGESGKGKSTLLQRIAMLWASGECRALNRFKLVFFVRLSSAGHGLFETLCDQLLHVSDSISKSRFMSMLLKLHQEVLFLLDGYNEFQPQNCPEIEALIKENHRFKNMVIVTTTTECLRHVRHVGALTAEVGDMTEDSAQVLIREVLVKELADGLLFQIQESRCLGNLMKTPLFVVITCAIQMGRKEFQAYTQTMLFRTFYDLLIQKNRHRHRGGTESDFLRSLDCCGDLALEGVFSHRFAFEPEDLATMNEDVLVTTGLLCKYTAQRLTPKYKFFHKSFQEYTAGRRLSSLLASRDPKEVSKGNDYLKKMVSISDITSLYGNLLLYTCGSSTEATRAVMRHLSVVYQHGSLQGLSVTKRPLWRQESLQSPRNAATEQDYLKALNVNSFVECGINLFSESISRSVLSQEFEAFFSGKSLYIDSENIPDYLFDFFEYLPNCASALDFVKLNFYGRATASQDKAGESSPGVRVEGPSETYIPSRAVSLFFNWKQEFKTLEVTLRNISKLNKQDIKHLGKIFSSATNLRLYIKKCAGVAGSLSSVLRTCKNIHSLMVEASPLTIDDEQHITSVTNLQNLSIHHLQSQRLPGGLTDSLGNLKNLVKLILDNIRMNEEDAKNLAEGLGKLKKIRLFHLTHLSGLGEGMDSIVESLSGGPCDLQELKLVACCLTANSVKTLAQNLHNLVKLSVLDISENCLEKDGHEAVEKLIGRLSLLEQLTTLMLPWCTDVLTSLPNLLKQLEGVPGLVKLGLKNWNLTDAEIRSLGAFLETNPLRNLQQLDLSGNCVSSDGWLSFMTVFENLKQLVFFDFSTKEFLPDASLVRKLGHVLSKLTFLQEARLIGWEFDDYDISVIKGTFKLVMT; from the exons A TGAActtcataaaggaaaacagtcGAGCCCTCATTCAGAGGATGAACTTCACAGTTATCAAGCAAATCTCAGATGATCTGTTCGCACTGAACGTTCTCAACTATGAAGAAGTCGCCGTCATTTGCTGTGAGAAGGTGGAGCAAGATGCTGCCCGCGGGATCATTCATATGATTTTGAAGAAAGGCTCAGAGGCCTGCAACCTCTTTCTTAACAGTCTTGAAAAGTGGGACTGTACTATGTATCAGGACTTAACTGGACAAG GTATTTTTCATCAGAACATAGAAGAAGACTTGGATGTTTTGGCTCAGAATTTAAAATACTTATACAACAGCCCCTCCTTTCTGAACTTCTATCCCCTGGGTAAAGATATAGACATCATTTTTAATCTGAAGATCACCTTCACAGAACCTGTCCTGTGGAGGAAGGACCATCGTCATCACCGCGTGGAGCAGCTAACCTTGGGCAGTCTGTTGGAGGCTTTTCAGAGTCCCTGCCTCATTGAAGGAGAGTCTGGCAAAGGGAAGTCCACCCTGCTGCAGAGAATTGCCATGCTCTGGGCCTCTGGGGAGTGCAGGGCTCTGAACAGGTTCAAACTGGTCTTCTTTGTCCGCCTGAGCAGTGCAGGGCACGGACTGTTTGAAACACTGTGTGATCAGCTCCTGCATGTCTCCGACTCCATTAGCAAATCAAGGTTCATGTCTATGCTACTGAAACTGCACCAGGAAGTCCTCTTTCTCCTCGATGGTTACAAtgaattccagcctcagaactgCCCAGAAATCGAAGCCCTGATAAAGGAAAACCATCGTTTCAAGAACATGGTcattgtcaccaccaccaccgagtGCCTGAGACACGTCAGACATGTCGGCGCCCTGACGGCAGAGGTGGGGGATATGACAGAAGACAGTGCCCAGGTTCTCATCCGAGAAGTGCTGGTCAAGGAGCTAGCCGACGGCTTGTTGTTCCAGATCCAGGAGTCCAGGTGCCTGGGGAATCTGATGAAGACCCCTCTCTTCGTGGTGATAACCTGTGCGATCCAGATGGGCAGGAAGGAATTCCAAGCTTACACTCAAACCATGCTGTTCCGAACCTTCTACGACCTCCTGATACAGAAAAacaggcacagacacagaggCGGGACTGAGAGTGACTTTCTCAGGAGCCTAGACTGCTGCGGAGACCTGGCCCTGGAGGGCGTGTTCTCCCACAGGTTTGCTTTCGAACCCGAGGATCTGGCCACCATGAACGAGGATGTCCTGGTGACAACCGGGCTCCTCTGTAAGTACACCGCGCAGAGGCTGACGCCCAAGTATAAATTCTTTCATAAATCATTCCAGGAGTACACGGCAGGGCGAAGACTTAGCAGTTTGTTGGCGTCCAGGGATCCAAAGGAGGTGAGCAAGGGGAATGACTATTTGAAGAAAATGGTGTCCATCTCCGACATCACATCCCTGTATGGCAATCTGCTCCTGTACACGTGCGGGTCATCCACAGAGGCCACCAGGGCTGTCATGCGCCACCTTTCAGTGGTGTACCAGCATGGCAGCCTGCAAGGGCTTTCTGTCACCAAGAGACCTCTCTGGAGGCAGGAATCCCTACAAAGCCCGAGAAACGCCGCCACGGAGCAAGATTATCTGAAAGCCCTCAACGTAAATTCTTTTGTAGAGTGTGGCATCAATCTTTTCTCCGAGAGCATATCTAGATCAGTCCTGAGCCAAGAATTTGAAGCTTTCTTTAGTGGGAAGAGTTTATACATTGACTCAGAGAACATCCCTGATTACTTATTTGACTTCTTTGAATACTTGCCGAATTGTGCGAGTGCACTGGACTTCGTTAAGCTGAACTTCTATGGAAGAGCTACCGCGTCACAGGACAAGGCTGGAGAGAGCAGCCCTGGAGTCCGCGTGGAAGGCCCGTCAGAAACCTACATCCCCAGCAGGGCTGTGTCTTTGTTCTTCAACTGGAAGCAGGAATTCAAGACTCTAGAGGTCACGCTCCGGAATATCAGCAAGTTGAATAAACAAGATATCAAACATCTGGGGAAGATATTCAGCTCTGCCACCAACCTCCGGTTGTACATCAAGAAATGTGCAGGCGTGGCTGGGAGCCTCAGCTCAGTCCTCAGGACCTGTAAGAACATTCATTCCCTCATGGTGGAGGCCAGTCCCCTCACCATAGATGATGAACAGCACATCACATCCGTGACAAACCTCCAGAATTTGAGCATTCACCACCTGCAGAGCCAACGGCTACCAG GCGGTCTGACTGACAGCTTGGGTAATCTGAAGAACCTCGTGAAGCTCATACTGGACAACATTAGGATGAACGAGGAAGATGCTAAAAACCTAG CCGAAGGCCTGGGGAAGCTGAAGAAGATACGCTTATTTCATCTGACTCATTTGTCTGGCCTTGGGGAAGGGATGGATTCCATAGTGGAGTCTCTGTCGGGAGGACCCTGTGACCTGCAAGAGCTGAAGTTGGTGGCCTGCTGTCTGACCGCCAATTCCGTGAAAACACTAG CACAGAATCTTCACAATTTGGTCAAACTGAGCGTTCTTGATATATCAGAAAATTGTCTGGAAAAGGATGGACACGAAGCTGTGGAGAAACTGA TTGGCAGGCTCAGCCTTCTGGAACAGCTAACCACATTGATGCTGCCTTGGTGCACAGATGTGCTCACCAGCCTGCCCAACCTGTTGAAGCAGCTGGAGGGGGTCCCAGGGCTTGTCAAGCTTGGATTGAAAAACTGGAACCTCACGGATGCAGAGATTAGAAGTTTAG GTGCATTTTTGGAGACGAATCCTCTGAGAAACCTGCAGCAGCTGGATTTATCAGGGAATTGTGTGAGCAGTGATGGATGGCTTTCCTTCATGACTGTATTTGAGAATCTTAAACAATTGGTATTCTTTGACTTTAGTACTAAAGAGTTTTTACCAGATGCATCACTGGTGAGAAAACTTGGTCATGTGTTATCGAAGCTAACTTTTCTGCAAGAAGCAAGGCTCATTGGGTGGGAGTTTGATGACTATGATATTAGTGTTATTAAAGGCACCTTTAAGCTAGTAATGACTTAA